Within the Candidatus Anaeroferrophillus wilburensis genome, the region AATAGCGGTGGTCTTATATCTGGTTCTTGGTTTCGCTGTCGAGTTGCTCGTTCCCCGCCTTTCACCCAAGATTGAACAGGCGCTGGCCAACAACCTGCTCCGCAAACTGCATATCAGCGAAAATGACGCTCCGGAAAAGAATAAAGCCCTGCAAGAACTTCTCGACCGGCTGCAGCAGCATTGTCCAGGCCTGCCATACCACTGTACGATCCGGCTGGCCAGCACACAAAAGGTCAACGCCATTGCCCTGCCCGGCGGCACTATTGTCATCTTTGCCGGCCTGCTGGACACTGTCACTTCGGAAAATGAACTGGCTTTCGTCTTGGCTCACGAGCTGGGGCACTTCAGTCATCGGGATCATTTGCGTGGCATGGGCCGGGGATTGGTGGTCATGACTCTCGGCACCCTACTGCTCGGGACTGACAGTCAAATCAATCAATTGCTTGCCAGCGCTCTGAACTTGACCGAAATGCGTTTTTCCCGCCGGCAGGAAAGTTCAGCCGATCTTTTTGCTCTGGAGGTAGTGCAATCCACCTATGGTCACACCGGCGGTGCCCTGGCCTTTTTTGAAAAACTTGCACTAGGAGACAGAACCCGTTATACTGGTCATTATTTTTCCACCCACCCCCAGCACTCCCAAAGGATTAATGACCTCCAGGATTACTGCTTTCAACAGGGTTTTCAGCAAGGCCCTCTCACCCCACTTCCCGGGACTCTTTCCCGGCCATAACCATGGCCACCCTGACAATTTCTAACCTCAGGTTCCATCATCTGGGACCGTTCAGTTTCCAGATCCCGGCAGGAGAATGCCTGGCAATCTCGGGACCGTCCGGGGCCGG harbors:
- a CDS encoding M48 family metallopeptidase, with product MKYRPKILSSNVNISPTSPWKEFLLLAGGLLGIAVVLYLVLGFAVELLVPRLSPKIEQALANNLLRKLHISENDAPEKNKALQELLDRLQQHCPGLPYHCTIRLASTQKVNAIALPGGTIVIFAGLLDTVTSENELAFVLAHELGHFSHRDHLRGMGRGLVVMTLGTLLLGTDSQINQLLASALNLTEMRFSRRQESSADLFALEVVQSTYGHTGGALAFFEKLALGDRTRYTGHYFSTHPQHSQRINDLQDYCFQQGFQQGPLTPLPGTLSRP